A window of Streptomyces broussonetiae genomic DNA:
GTCCTCCCAGTAGCGCAGGACCACCGCCTCCCGCTGCCGCACGGGCAGTTGGGCGAGTGCCTTGAGCAGGGCGCTGCGGTCGTCGGCCTGCGCGATCCGGTCCCCCGTGTCGGGCACCTCGTGCACCAGTCCGGAGTCGTCCTTGGGAGCCAGGAACTCCTTGAGCCTTCTTCGGTGTTTGCGGGCATGCGCGTTGATCATCACCCGCCGCACATAGGCCTCCGGATCGTCCGCCGCACCGACCCGGCGCCAGGACACATAGACCTGCTCGAGCGTCGACTGGACCAGGTCCTCGGCGGCATGCTGCTCCCCCGTAAGGAGAAATGCCGTACGCATCAGCCGCGGCCAGCGGCCGACCATGAAGCTCTGGAACTCCTCGTTCCGAACCTTCTTCCCGTCCCCCATGGGCACCTCCTAGACATCAAAAAGAGTCCACGAGCCGCCCGGACCGTTGCCCGTCCCCGGGAAGAGATTCTTTCCGCGCCCCGGCCGCTACGCCCCGCGCAGCAGCGTCACCACGGCCGCACCGCCCAGCCCGATGTTGTGCGCGAGCCCCACCCGCGCCCCGGGCACCTGCCGCTCCCCCGCCTCGCCACGCAGCTGCCAGACCAGTTCGGCGGCCTGCGCGAGGCCGGTCGCGCCGAGCGGATGCCCCTTGGAGATCAGCCCGCCGGACGGGTTCACCACCCACCGGCCGCCGTAGGTCGTCGCGCCGGACTCGACCAGCTTCCCGGACTCCCCCGGTGTGCACATGCCGAGCGCCTCGTACGTCAGCAGCTCGTTGACCGAGAAGCAGTCGTGCAGCTCGACCACGTCGACGTCCTCGATGCCGAGCCCGGAGCGCTCGTACGCCTGCCGGGCCGCCGCGCGGGACATGGGCTGCCCGACGACGTCGATGCAGGAGCCGGAGGCGAAGGACTCCTCCGTGTCCGTGGCCATGGCCTGCCCGGCGATCTCGACGAGCCCGGTGAGCCCGCGCTCCCCGGCGAACCGCTCGGAGACCACCACGGCCGCCGCCGCGCCGTCCGAGGTGGGCGAGCACTGGAGCTTGGTCAGCGGCCGGTGCACCATCCGGGCGGACAGGATGTCGGACACCTCGTACACGTCCCGGAACTGGGCGTAGGGATTGTGCGCGGAGTGCCGGTGGTTCTTGGCGGCGACGGCGGCGAGCTGGGCCTCGGTGGTGCCGTGGCGCTCCATGTGCTCGCGGGCCGCGGCGCCGAAGATCTGAGCGGTCGGCGGGGCCTGCTCGAAGCCGTGGCGAGCGGCCATGATGCCGTAGTGCCGGGCCACCGGGGACGTCGAGAAGTCACCCCCGTCGGCTCCCCCGCCCAGCGCGCCCTTCTTCATCCTCTCGAAGCCCAGCGCCAGGACACAGTCGGCCGCACCGCCCTCGACGAGCTGCCGGGCCAGCATCAGGGCGGTCGAGCCGGTCGCGCAGTTGTTGTTGACGTTGTAGACGGGGATGCCGGTGAGCCCCAGCTCGTACACGGCCCGCTGGCCGGCGGTGGAGGGCTGGAAGCAGTAGCCGATGGGAACCTGTTCCACATCGGTGTAGGCGATCCCGGCGTCCACGAGGGCCGCCTCGCCCGCTTCCCGCACCATGTCCCAGTACTGCCATGAACGGGTCTCGGGCTTCTCGAACCTGGTCATCCCGACCCCGGCGACAAAGGCCTTCATGGCGCGTCAGATTAGAACGTGTTCCATCAACACACCAGCCCCCGGCGGCGCGTATGCCGATTTCCTGACGCCGAGCCAGAAACCCATGAACCGGTCAAGGATTCACCAGGTTTGATTAGAAGCCCGAAGCAACGGAATAGTTGCCTGTGCATACGAGGTTTACCGAGCACTTATGTCCACGGGAGGCCTCACTCAATGACCCACACGACGACCGACCAGCCGGCGCGGCAGGCAGGCGGGGCCGTGGTCCCGGTGCTCGCCTTCGCGGGCATCGTGGTCGCGGTGATGCAGACCCTGCTCGTGCCGGTCATCAAGGACCTGCCGCAGCTGCTGAGCACCGCCCCCAGCAACGCCACCTGGGTACTGACCTCGACCCTGCTGTCAGGCGCCGTCGCCACCCCGATCATGGGCCGCCTCGGTGACCTGTACGGCAAGCGGCGGATGCTGATCCTCAGCCTCGCCGTCATGGTGGTGGGCGCCCTGGTCAGCGCACTCACCAGCCAGCTGCTCACCATGATCGTCGGCCGTACCCTGCAGGGCTTCGCCATGGGCGCGATCCCGCTGGGCATCGGCCTCATGCGCGACATGCTCCCCCGCGAGAAGCTCGGCTCGGCCATGGCCCTGATGAGTTCCTCCATAGGCGTGGGCGGCGGCCTCGCCCTGCCCGCCGCCGCCCTGGTCGCGCAGCACACCAACTGGCACGCCCTGTTCTACGGCGCCGCCGGTCTCGGCGCGCTCGCCATCGTCCTCACCCTGCTCGCCGTGCCCGAGTCCCCGATGCGCGCCGCGGGCTCCTTCGACGTCCTGGGCGCGATCGGCCTGTCCGCCGGCCTGGTGCTGCTCCTGCTGCCGATCACCAAGGGCAGCGACTGGGGCTGGTCCTCCGGCACCACGCTCGGCCTGTTCGCCGCGTCCGTCGTCGTCCTCCTCCTGTGGGGCCTGTTCGAGCTGCGGATCCAGGCACCCCTGGTCGACCTGCGCACCACCGCACGCCCCGCCGTGCTCTTCACCAACCTCGCGTCGATCATGGTCGGCGTCGCGTTCTACGTCGTCTCGCTGGTCCTGCCCCAGCTGCTCCAGCTGCCGAAGGCCACCGGCTACGGCCTCGGCCAGTCCATGGTCGTCGCGGGTCTGTGCGTGGCTCCGCTGGGCCTGACGATGATGTTCACCGCCCCGGTCTACGCCCGCCTGTCCGCCCGCTTCGGCCCCAAGGTCACCCTGATCACCGGCCTGCTGATCATCGCGATCGGCTACGGCGGCGGCCTCGGCCTGATGCACGCGGCGTGGCAGACCATCGTCACGTCCGTGATCCTCGGCGCCGGCATCGGCCTCGCCTACTCCTCGCTGCCCGCGCTGATCGTCGGCGCGGTCCCCGCCTCGGAGACCGGCGCGGCCAACGGTCTGAACACGCTGATGCGTTCCATCGGCACGTCGGTGTCGAGCGCCGTCATCGGCATGGTGCTGGCCAACACCGCGAACAAGGCGGGCGGTGTCGCCATCCCGACCATGCACGGCTTCCGGGTCTCGTTCCTGATCGCCACGGCGGCCGTCGCGGTGGGTCTGCTGCTCGCGCTGTTCCTGCCCAAGGCCGCACGCCCGGCTCAGCAGCAGCCGCAGCACACGCAGTTGCGGGCCAGCAGCGAGGAGGACGCCGTCCTGGAGCAGGCCGAGGAGGTGCTGCGCGGCTTCCGCGGCCGGGTCCTGGACGCCACCGGCGTTCCGGTCGCCCGGGCCAAGGTCACGCTGATCGACCGGCGGGGGCGGCAGGCGGGCGCGACCGTCTCCGGCGAGGACGGCGCGTACGCGCTGGCCGTGCCGGCCGAGGGGGCCTATGTGCTGGCCGCGATGGCCTCCGGCCATGGGCCGCTCGCCTCTTCCGCCACGCATTCCGGTGAGGAGCGGGCTGTCGATCTGGATCTCTCGTTGCCCGGAGAGGTCGTGAGCGCCTGAGGCCTCGGGGGGCCGTTGGGTTTGCGGCCTCCCGTCGTCGTGGTTTCCCGCGCGGTTCCCCGCGCCTCTTCTTCACGCACCCCCTGTCACATCGGTGGCCGGGGGTGCGGCAGCATGGGCGGCCGGAAGCGTCGTACGAACCGGAAGGCCCCCATGTCCGCCACCACCCCCAAGCCCGAGATCCTGGCCGCGTTCGAGGCTGCCAAGGGGTTCATGCCCGTGGACGAGGGGCTGGCGTTGTACGCGGCCGCGGTGGAGGCCGGGCGGCTGGGACTGCCGTTGCTGGAGGTCGGGACGTACTGCGGGCGGTCCACCGTGCTGCTCGCCGACGCGGCCCGTGCCGCCGGGGTCAGCGCGGTGACCGTCGACCACCACCGCGGCAGCGAGGAGCAGCAGCCCGGCTGGGAGTACCACGACCCCGAGACCGTGGACCCCGTAACCGGGCTGATGGACACGCTGCCGACGTTCCGCCGCACGCTGTTCGGGGCGGGACTCGAGGAGCACGTGATCGCGCTCGTCGGGCGCTCCCCGCAGATCGCCGCGCTCTGGAACTCCCCGCTCGGCCTCGTCTTCGTCGACGGCGGTCACACCGACGAGCACGCCGGCGCCGACTACGAGGGCTGGGCACCGCAGGTGGCCGAGGGCGGTCTGCTGGTGATCCACGACGTCTTCCCCCATCCGGAGGACGAGTTCACCGGGCAGGCGCCGTACCGTGTGTACCTGCGCGCCCTTGCGTCCGGGGCGTTCGAGGAGGTCTCCGTCACCGGTTCGCTCCGTGTCCTGCGGCGAACGCGCGCGGGGATCTGAGACCCCGGTTAGAGTCGCAGACGTGTCGTACACAGGACCGGAACTCCAGCCTCCGCAGCCGCGTCGGCCCCGGCGCGGCCCCCTGACCATGGCGATCGCCGCGCTGGTGCCCGGCGCGCTGCTCGGCTGGGTGGTGTACGAGGCGGTGGGCGGTGGAGGCGGCGCGGAGCACCCGGCCGCCGCACCGGCCTCCCGCACGTCCGCCGCGTCCTCCGGCGCCTCGGGCAACTCCGCCTCGCCCACCGGCTCCGCCGCCGCCGACGCCAAGGGGCAGAGCGCCGCCGGACCGCTCGCGGGCAAGGTCGTGGTCATCGACCCGGGCCACAACCCGGGCAACTTCCGGCACACGACCGAGATCAACCGCCAGGTCGACATCGGGACGAACAAGAAGGAGTGCGACACCACCGGTACGTCCACCAACGACGGTTACACCGAGGCCCGGTTCACCCTCGACGTCGCCCACCGGCTGCGCACCCTCCTGGAGAAGCAGGGCGCCACCGTGAAGATGACGCGCGACGGGAACAGCCCGGCCTGGGGACCGTGCGTGGACGAGCGGGCCCGGTTCGGGAACAACGCCCGTGCCGACGCGGCGATCTCCATCCACGCCGACGGCTCCGCGGAGGGCGACCGCGGATTCCATGTGATCCTGCCGGGGTCCGTGCACGCCGGTGCCGCCGACACCCGGAAGATCATCAAACCCTCCACCGACCTGGGCACCCGTATCGCGGACAAGTTCCAGCGCGACACCGGTGAGCCGCCGTCCAACTACGTCGGCAAAGGCACCGGCCTCGTCACACGCACGGACCTGGGTGGTCTCAATCTGTCAACAGTTCCCAAGGTGTTCATCGAGTGCGGCAACATGCGCGATAGCAAGGACGCGGCACTGCTGACCAGCGGAGCCTGGCGGCAGAAGGCCGCGCAAGGGATGTCTGACGGAATCGTGAGTTTCCTGCGCGAGTCGTGACCGGCGGGCGGATACGGCCGGACGGCCGGATCTTGTGGACGGTAGTGTCTACCGACGACGAGAGACGACCTACGAAGGACCTGAAGTGAATATCCGCTCCCTCACTAGAGGCGACGGCGTGGTGATCGGAGCAGCGGTGGTGCTGTTCATCGCGTCGTTCCTCGGCCTCTACTCGATCGACCAGGTCGACAGCTCGGAGATCCCCAACGCCTGGAGCAGCGGCCCGGTGTTGCTGGGTGTCATCCTGGCGGGCATCATCGGGGCCGCGCTGATCGTCGTCGCTCGCGGGCTGCCGCAGGCGCCCAAGGTCGTCGGTCTCGACCTCGGTCAGTTCGGTGTGGCGTTCACCGTCTTCGCCGCATGGAGCGCGCTCGGGAACATCTTCGACCCGGCGGGCGGCGTCGACAACATCGGCCACAGCTCGAGCGACGGCTTCAGCGCCGGCACCGGTCTGATCCTCGCCCTGATCGCCACGCTGGTCATGGCCGCCGCGGCCATCGCGACCCCGCTGGTCCCGGCCCTGCAGGCCGCGCTGCTCCCGGCGCCCAAGCCGGCCGCCCCGCAGCCCTACGGCGCGCAGCCGCCCAGCGGTTACGGCTACCCGGGCGCCCCGGCCCCGCAGCAGCCGTACGGCGCCCAGCCGCAGCCGGGGCAGCCGTTCGGGCAGCAGCAGCCGCCGGCCGCGCAGGGTGCCGCTCCGGCGGCACCGCAGCCGACCGCCGCGGACTTCTCCCCGTTCTGGTTCGCCGTGCCGGTGACCCGTCCGCTGTTCGGCGAGGACGGCTCGTCGGCCCCGATCGCCGAACTGGCGCCGGGCACCTGGTACCTGGCCGTCGAGCAGCGCGGCGCCGCGCTGGTCGCCCAGACCCAGGACGGCCGCCGCGGTGTCCTGCAGGACACCTCCGGCATCCAGCGCGGCTGAGCCCGCACACCACGGCAACGGCCCCCTTGCCCTTCCGGGCGGGGGGCCGTTGCCGTACCCTCGCCTCCCGACAGTGATCTGACGTATCGTCAGAAAGCAGGTGGGGTATGCGACTCGGGCTCGCACTCGGGTACTGGGGACGCGGTCCGGACGCCGGTCATGTGCCGCTGGCCGTCGCGGCGGAGCGGCTCGGCTACGACTCGGTGTGGACGGCGGAGTCCTGGGGCTCGGACGCCTTCACCCCGCTCACCTGGATCGCGGCGCGCACGTCGACGATCCGGCTGGGTACGGGCGTTGCCCAGATGGCCGCCCGCACACCGGCCGCCACCGCGATGCACGCGCTCACCCTGGACCATCTCTCCGGCGGCCGGATGCTGCTCGGGCTGGGCCTGTCCGGACCGCAGGTGGTGGAGGGCTGGTACGGCCGCCCGTTCCCCGACTCACCGCTGACCGCGACCCGCGAGTACGTGGACGTCGTACGGCAGGTGCTGCGCAGGCAGGGGCCCGTCGAGGTGGACGGGCGCTTCCATCCGCTGCCCTACCGGGGGCCGGACGGCACCGGGCTCGGCCGGCCGCTCAAGTCCGTCACGCATCCGCTGCGGCCCGATCTGCCCGTGCTGCTCGGCGCCGAGGGTCCGCGCAACGTGGCGCAGACGATCCGGATCGCCGACGGCTGGCTCCCGCTGTACTGGGCGCCGAGCCGGCCCGAGGTGTACGGGGAGGCGGTGCGGGCGCTGCCCGAGGGGTTCATGGTCGCTCCGCTGGCCCAGGTGCGGGTGTGCGACGACGTGGCCGAGGGGCTGCTGCCGGTCAAGGCCATGCTCGGCTTCTACATCGGCGGGATGGGGCACGCGGCCCGCAACTTCCACGCCGACCTGATGGCCCGCATGGGCTACGCGGAGCAGGCCCGGCGCATCCAGGAGCTGTTCCTCGCGGGGCGGCGCGAAGAGGCCGTGCTGGCGGTGCCGGACGCCTTCGCCGACGAGATCTCCCTGGTCGGACCGCGTGAGCGTATCGCCGAGCGGCTCCAGGCGTGGCGCACGGGCCCGGTGACGGACCTGCTGGCCGTGTCACCGGACCCGCACACCCTCAGAGTGCTGGCGGAGCTGAACTCCTAGCCGTTCAGCTGCCCTTGGCGAGCTGGGCGGCGGAGGGAACCTGGTTCTGGACCGGGGCACCGGCACCGGCGCCCGCGCCCTTGACCTTGTTGATGGTGTCGTTGAAGGAACCGGCGGCGCTGTCGTCGCCCTTCTTGAGCTTGGCCGGCAGGTTCTTCAGCGCGTCGATGCCCGAGCTGAGCGGTGCGAGCGCCTTGGCCAGCGCCGGGTCGCCCTGGGCGTTGCGCTCGGCGGCCTTGAGGCGGTTGTAGGTGAAGGCACCGGCCAGCGCGGCCTTGGCCAGGGCCGACTTACGGCCGTGGGCGCCCTTCTTGAACTTGCCGGCCTTCCAGGGCTTGACGATCCACTGGTAGGTCGCGCCGGCCGCGAGACCGGCGTTGGCCACGAACCGGGTCTTGGCGAACTTCTGGCGTTCCGCGGACGTGGTCGGGCTGGGCTTGGCGGCGGCGGGGACAGCCTGCACCGCTGCGGTGTCCTTCGTACTGGTCTTCTCGCCGGTGCCGCAGGCCGTGGTCCCGGCCAGCAGGGCGGTACTGAGCGTGAGTGCCACGAAGAGGCGGCGTATCGGTACGGGCACGGGGTCCTCCGGACGTTCTCCCCGAGTTGTCTGGCTTCCCCTGGCAGGGTCACCCGGTTGGCTCCGGTGCGCCACTCGGGGTACTCCGTCAGGGGCCGCAGCAGTCCGGATCCAGGCCCGTCGGCAGGTACTCGCCCCCGAACACCGCGCACGTCGCCTCGTGGCCCCCCAGGGCCGCCACCGCGAGCAGCAGGGAGCCCGCCGTCCACGTGGTCAGCTCGCGCGGCCAGATCGCGTCGTCCTCGAAGACGTAGCCGGTCCAGTACAGGCCGCTGTCCGGATCGCGCAGGTGCTGGATGGACTGGAGCACCTCCAGCGCGCGGTCCGACTCGCCCACCGCCCACAGGGCGAGGGCGAGTTCACTGGACTCACCGCCGGTCACCCAGGGGTTGGGGTCCACACAGCGCACGCCGACTCCCGGCACGACGAACCGGTCCCAGGACCCGTCGATGCGGGACCTGGCCTCCTCGCCGGTCAGGGCACCGCCGAGGACGGGGTAGTACCAGTCCATCGAGTAACGGTCCTTGTCGAGGAAGCGTTCCGGGTGACGGCGGATCGCGTGGCGCAGCGCACCGGCCGCCAACTCCCAGTCCGGCTGGGCCTCTTCACGCTGTTCGGCGATGGCGAGGGCACAGCGCAGCGCATGGTGGACGGAGGAGCTGCCGGTCAGCAGGGCGTCCACGACGGGCGTACCGTCGTCGTCGCGCCGCCAGCCGATCTGGCCGCCGGGCCGCTGCAGGGCGAGCACCCACTCCACGGCCGCGTAGACGGTCGGCCACATACGGTCCAGGAACGTGTCGTCGCCGGTGGACAGGTAGTGGTGCCAGACGCCTACGGCTATGTAGGCGACGAAATTGGACTCGCGACCGCGGTCGGTGACGTCGTCGTACGCGCCGTCGGCGTAGGCGGCGTACCAGGAGCCGTCCTCGTTCTGGTGCCGGGCCAGCCAGGTGTAGGCCTGCTCGGCGGCCGTGTGCTCGCCCGCCGCGTCCAGGGCCATCGCGGCCTCGGTGTGGTCCCAGGGGTCCAGGTGGTGCCCGCGGAACCACGGGATGGCGCCGTCCTCCCGCTGCACGTCGAGGATGCCGCGGACGGTCGCGGCGGCCTGCTCGGCGGTGAGGACCCCGGGCAGGACGAGGTGTTCTGTCCGGGGAGTGGTCACTTGGCGGCCACCTCGGCGTTCGCCCCGGCCTCGGTCCGGGGCAGGTGCGGCTTGGTCGCGTAGAGGACGAAGCTCTTGCCGATGACCGGGTTCAGCGCCTGCTCGGCGATCCGGGTGGCGAACGGCTTCTTCATGATGTCCCAGACCAGCAGCTTGTGGTACGCACGCACCGGCAGCGCCTTGTCGTTGTCGACGCCGAACGCGCACTTGAGCCACCAGTACGGCGCGTGCAGGCCGTGCGCGTGATGGCTGCCGTACGGCTTGAGGCCGGCCTCG
This region includes:
- a CDS encoding SigE family RNA polymerase sigma factor, which produces MGDGKKVRNEEFQSFMVGRWPRLMRTAFLLTGEQHAAEDLVQSTLEQVYVSWRRVGAADDPEAYVRRVMINAHARKHRRRLKEFLAPKDDSGLVHEVPDTGDRIAQADDRSALLKALAQLPVRQREAVVLRYWEDLTETQAAEAMGCSVGTVKSNAAKGIAKLRAIPGLAETVMYGGRK
- a CDS encoding lipid-transfer protein; translation: MKAFVAGVGMTRFEKPETRSWQYWDMVREAGEAALVDAGIAYTDVEQVPIGYCFQPSTAGQRAVYELGLTGIPVYNVNNNCATGSTALMLARQLVEGGAADCVLALGFERMKKGALGGGADGGDFSTSPVARHYGIMAARHGFEQAPPTAQIFGAAAREHMERHGTTEAQLAAVAAKNHRHSAHNPYAQFRDVYEVSDILSARMVHRPLTKLQCSPTSDGAAAAVVVSERFAGERGLTGLVEIAGQAMATDTEESFASGSCIDVVGQPMSRAAARQAYERSGLGIEDVDVVELHDCFSVNELLTYEALGMCTPGESGKLVESGATTYGGRWVVNPSGGLISKGHPLGATGLAQAAELVWQLRGEAGERQVPGARVGLAHNIGLGGAAVVTLLRGA
- a CDS encoding MFS transporter, which encodes MTHTTTDQPARQAGGAVVPVLAFAGIVVAVMQTLLVPVIKDLPQLLSTAPSNATWVLTSTLLSGAVATPIMGRLGDLYGKRRMLILSLAVMVVGALVSALTSQLLTMIVGRTLQGFAMGAIPLGIGLMRDMLPREKLGSAMALMSSSIGVGGGLALPAAALVAQHTNWHALFYGAAGLGALAIVLTLLAVPESPMRAAGSFDVLGAIGLSAGLVLLLLPITKGSDWGWSSGTTLGLFAASVVVLLLWGLFELRIQAPLVDLRTTARPAVLFTNLASIMVGVAFYVVSLVLPQLLQLPKATGYGLGQSMVVAGLCVAPLGLTMMFTAPVYARLSARFGPKVTLITGLLIIAIGYGGGLGLMHAAWQTIVTSVILGAGIGLAYSSLPALIVGAVPASETGAANGLNTLMRSIGTSVSSAVIGMVLANTANKAGGVAIPTMHGFRVSFLIATAAVAVGLLLALFLPKAARPAQQQPQHTQLRASSEEDAVLEQAEEVLRGFRGRVLDATGVPVARAKVTLIDRRGRQAGATVSGEDGAYALAVPAEGAYVLAAMASGHGPLASSATHSGEERAVDLDLSLPGEVVSA
- a CDS encoding class I SAM-dependent methyltransferase, which produces MSATTPKPEILAAFEAAKGFMPVDEGLALYAAAVEAGRLGLPLLEVGTYCGRSTVLLADAARAAGVSAVTVDHHRGSEEQQPGWEYHDPETVDPVTGLMDTLPTFRRTLFGAGLEEHVIALVGRSPQIAALWNSPLGLVFVDGGHTDEHAGADYEGWAPQVAEGGLLVIHDVFPHPEDEFTGQAPYRVYLRALASGAFEEVSVTGSLRVLRRTRAGI
- a CDS encoding N-acetylmuramoyl-L-alanine amidase; this encodes MSYTGPELQPPQPRRPRRGPLTMAIAALVPGALLGWVVYEAVGGGGGAEHPAAAPASRTSAASSGASGNSASPTGSAAADAKGQSAAGPLAGKVVVIDPGHNPGNFRHTTEINRQVDIGTNKKECDTTGTSTNDGYTEARFTLDVAHRLRTLLEKQGATVKMTRDGNSPAWGPCVDERARFGNNARADAAISIHADGSAEGDRGFHVILPGSVHAGAADTRKIIKPSTDLGTRIADKFQRDTGEPPSNYVGKGTGLVTRTDLGGLNLSTVPKVFIECGNMRDSKDAALLTSGAWRQKAAQGMSDGIVSFLRES
- a CDS encoding DUF5336 domain-containing protein; protein product: MNIRSLTRGDGVVIGAAVVLFIASFLGLYSIDQVDSSEIPNAWSSGPVLLGVILAGIIGAALIVVARGLPQAPKVVGLDLGQFGVAFTVFAAWSALGNIFDPAGGVDNIGHSSSDGFSAGTGLILALIATLVMAAAAIATPLVPALQAALLPAPKPAAPQPYGAQPPSGYGYPGAPAPQQPYGAQPQPGQPFGQQQPPAAQGAAPAAPQPTAADFSPFWFAVPVTRPLFGEDGSSAPIAELAPGTWYLAVEQRGAALVAQTQDGRRGVLQDTSGIQRG
- a CDS encoding LLM class F420-dependent oxidoreductase, with amino-acid sequence MRLGLALGYWGRGPDAGHVPLAVAAERLGYDSVWTAESWGSDAFTPLTWIAARTSTIRLGTGVAQMAARTPAATAMHALTLDHLSGGRMLLGLGLSGPQVVEGWYGRPFPDSPLTATREYVDVVRQVLRRQGPVEVDGRFHPLPYRGPDGTGLGRPLKSVTHPLRPDLPVLLGAEGPRNVAQTIRIADGWLPLYWAPSRPEVYGEAVRALPEGFMVAPLAQVRVCDDVAEGLLPVKAMLGFYIGGMGHAARNFHADLMARMGYAEQARRIQELFLAGRREEAVLAVPDAFADEISLVGPRERIAERLQAWRTGPVTDLLAVSPDPHTLRVLAELNS
- a CDS encoding glucosidase family protein translates to MTTPRTEHLVLPGVLTAEQAAATVRGILDVQREDGAIPWFRGHHLDPWDHTEAAMALDAAGEHTAAEQAYTWLARHQNEDGSWYAAYADGAYDDVTDRGRESNFVAYIAVGVWHHYLSTGDDTFLDRMWPTVYAAVEWVLALQRPGGQIGWRRDDDGTPVVDALLTGSSSVHHALRCALAIAEQREEAQPDWELAAGALRHAIRRHPERFLDKDRYSMDWYYPVLGGALTGEEARSRIDGSWDRFVVPGVGVRCVDPNPWVTGGESSELALALWAVGESDRALEVLQSIQHLRDPDSGLYWTGYVFEDDAIWPRELTTWTAGSLLLAVAALGGHEATCAVFGGEYLPTGLDPDCCGP